In Campylobacter sp. RM16187, the DNA window AAGGCCAATATTACCAATGATCTTAACCTTGAGCTAATAGGCTATCTTAGCGAAAATAAGAACGTATCAAAGAGTATTAAGCAAAGGACTTTATTTACAGATGACGCCGAATTTTCGACAAGCAGCGGAGAACTAAAGGAGATAGCATCAAAACTGCTTTATAGATTGGAACGAAAAGTGCTTGATACAAGCGAAAATAGAAGCTTTGGCAGCTTTTTTAAGCGGTTGATTGAGCAATTTTAAAATAGGATGTTATTTTGCGAGCGGAAAATTTTATAGCTTTTTTTACTGTATGCGGTTTTTTTATAGGGCTTATGTTTGTTACTTTAAAGGTTGATGAGCCTATAGAGATGATGATATATACTTTTTTGATAACATTCTTTTTCTACCTTCTGATACATATTGTTATAATGAACTACATCGATGTAAGGAATATTTTTAAAGGACATTTTAATAAGCATGAACATGAGGAGAGTGCTGATTATTTGATTACTGAACTTAGCGTAAGGGAGAAAAGAATCGAGAGTATGCTTGCTAAACTTGCTGTAGAGAATGCGCTTATAAAACAGACATTAAGTAATAATAATGGACAATCTAAAGCAAAAGCAGCTTAATGCCTATTCCGCAACTATAAAAAAAGAGCAAGATGATATAGTTTTGCAATATATGCCCGCACTTAGGGCTATGGCCTTTAGGCTCAAAGAGCGTTTGCCTGCTACTATTGATGTAAACGACCTTATAGGCATAGGTGTAGAGGAGATGATAAAACTCTCCAGAAAATATGATAAAGAGCAAAATGATTCTTTCTGGGGGTATGCTAAAAAGCGTGTTTACGGTTCGATGCTTGATTTTTTAAGAGGACTTGATGTGGTAAGCCGAGCTAGTAGAACTCTTATAAAATCAATAGATACTCTTGTAGATCAGTATTTTAATAAGTATGAGTGCGAGCCCGATGATGAGTATCTGGCAGATGCTCTTGGTGAAGATATAGAAAAAATTCGAGACGCCAGAAATGTAAGCTCAGTAATAGTGACTCTTGGAATAGACGATCAAATGGATATAATGAGCGAAGAAAACACTCTTGATAGGATAGAAAAAGAGAATTTGATAGAGAAAATAGAAGAAATTTTATCTACTTTTGATAAGC includes these proteins:
- a CDS encoding RNA polymerase sigma factor FliA, translated to MDNLKQKQLNAYSATIKKEQDDIVLQYMPALRAMAFRLKERLPATIDVNDLIGIGVEEMIKLSRKYDKEQNDSFWGYAKKRVYGSMLDFLRGLDVVSRASRTLIKSIDTLVDQYFNKYECEPDDEYLADALGEDIEKIRDARNVSSVIVTLGIDDQMDIMSEENTLDRIEKENLIEKIEEILSTFDKRDQLVVQLYYYEELSLKEISEILQISEGRISQIHKRLMNKLRERLEGK